The following proteins are co-located in the Paenibacillus sp. FSL H8-0079 genome:
- a CDS encoding ATP-binding protein, whose amino-acid sequence MQELGLNCRKLKSAMKPITYKKIPRYVVLSILFLTILLGFRWIWSESFTIPAHPEPAKGVLDLRGWDLANTSPISLDGEWEFYPQALISNRDAKKVGNPSTRIQVPGDWRNALPQSSSSFGYGTYHLRILLDPSVKEVSLWGQKIQTSSIIEMNGTIVAEFGQPATHAEAYRPERTAFTTSYTLGGANELTLLVQTANFDDPYSGGITRSLYFGSPEAIGSERGLSIDLQKITFAILLLHSLYAFVMFLFIRKERALLTFSMLTLVAALTVASDHDSLLLSWIPLNFTWIVKAKALSYPLFAFFLLQMARSFSHSLQGRKLFRIYASVLGIYCVFLLVAPVTLIYHALEIGISDFLYLFAIGWSVYLFFRMAAEKRSDASFLLFAATSSLSSVLWGIVNSLNEITNVYYPIDVIAAMFGFSAYWFRKYFRNSSEIEKLYEQLKEEDRQKDQFLVNTAHELRTPLHGIINIAESIAVRERRKSGGQQAEDMKLLVTIGRRMSQLVDDLLDVIRLKEKRIKLQKKPLSLASVIPGVIGMFRFMAEGKPIHIQVDIPESLPLIQADERRLVQVLYNLLHNALKFTDEGTITVSVREHGEHVLIQVSDTGVGMSEEIQQRIFEAYEQGTPEARLSGGIGLGLNISRQLTELHGGQLTVQSVPGQGSTFQISLPREDTASLSDQTEQRWDAHSFDEIAVAEPQQQTLSQSHDKTAARILAVDDDPVNLRVLISMLANEPYHIQPATSALEALELLDKEPWDLLIADVMMPHMSGYELTENVRKRYSVSELPILLLTARNEPADVYAGFMAGATDYVTKPVDAVELRHRIGSLIVLKQSIDERLRMEAAYLQAQIQPHFLFNTLNSIMVLSEMDTERMQKLGDAFIEYLQTSFHFVNSEKMVEVSHELDLSRAYLYIEKERFMHRLNVIWDIPDDLDLSLPPLTIQPLIENAVRHGILSKVEGGTVHIRIINQTMSTLIEIEDNGVGMQPEQIERALAWPKKGPEGTGGIGLTNTHRRLTQMYGQGLRIVSSPGQGTKVSFIIPMDRNTEV is encoded by the coding sequence ATGCAGGAATTAGGATTAAACTGTCGAAAACTAAAGTCTGCCATGAAACCAATAACCTATAAAAAGATACCCCGATATGTAGTGCTGTCGATTTTATTCCTGACTATTTTACTTGGCTTTCGCTGGATATGGTCCGAGTCCTTCACTATACCCGCACATCCTGAACCCGCTAAAGGCGTGTTGGACCTTCGAGGCTGGGACCTCGCCAACACTTCACCCATATCCCTGGATGGAGAATGGGAGTTTTATCCCCAGGCGTTAATCTCTAATCGTGACGCAAAAAAAGTGGGCAACCCCTCCACACGGATTCAAGTTCCCGGTGACTGGCGGAATGCGTTACCACAATCCTCATCGTCATTCGGATATGGAACGTATCATCTTCGCATACTTTTAGATCCATCCGTGAAGGAAGTCTCTCTCTGGGGTCAGAAAATTCAGACATCATCGATCATCGAGATGAACGGGACCATTGTTGCTGAGTTCGGCCAACCAGCCACCCATGCCGAAGCCTATCGACCAGAAAGGACTGCATTTACGACTTCCTATACACTTGGCGGCGCCAATGAACTTACACTTCTGGTGCAGACAGCCAATTTTGACGATCCATATAGCGGTGGGATCACGCGCTCTCTCTATTTTGGTTCTCCAGAAGCCATTGGAAGTGAACGAGGACTATCCATCGATTTGCAAAAGATTACGTTCGCCATACTGCTCCTGCACAGCCTATACGCTTTTGTCATGTTTCTGTTTATCCGGAAGGAACGAGCTCTGCTGACGTTCTCCATGTTGACGCTGGTAGCTGCCCTAACAGTCGCCTCCGACCATGACAGTCTGTTATTGAGTTGGATTCCACTCAACTTCACTTGGATCGTTAAGGCCAAAGCGTTGTCCTATCCGTTGTTCGCATTCTTTCTTTTACAGATGGCTAGAAGCTTCTCCCATAGTCTACAAGGACGTAAACTGTTCCGTATCTATGCCAGCGTGCTTGGCATCTACTGTGTCTTTTTGCTCGTCGCACCCGTGACCCTGATCTACCATGCACTTGAGATTGGGATTTCTGATTTCCTTTATCTGTTTGCCATCGGCTGGTCTGTGTACCTGTTCTTCCGAATGGCAGCCGAGAAACGAAGTGACGCAAGCTTTTTGCTCTTTGCGGCAACTAGCAGCTTGTCCAGCGTATTGTGGGGAATTGTGAACTCACTTAATGAAATCACTAACGTGTATTATCCGATCGATGTGATCGCGGCCATGTTCGGCTTCTCCGCCTATTGGTTCAGGAAATACTTCCGCAATTCAAGTGAAATCGAGAAGTTATACGAACAGCTCAAAGAGGAGGATCGCCAGAAGGATCAGTTTCTTGTGAATACAGCTCATGAATTGCGTACACCGCTGCACGGGATCATCAATATCGCCGAGAGCATCGCGGTCCGTGAACGGCGTAAATCAGGTGGGCAGCAGGCAGAAGACATGAAGCTGTTAGTTACCATCGGCAGGCGCATGTCTCAACTGGTTGACGACCTACTTGATGTGATTCGCCTGAAGGAGAAACGAATTAAGCTTCAGAAGAAACCTTTATCTCTTGCATCCGTTATTCCAGGGGTGATCGGTATGTTCCGATTCATGGCAGAGGGCAAGCCTATCCATATACAGGTGGATATTCCAGAATCACTGCCGTTGATTCAGGCCGATGAGAGAAGACTTGTTCAGGTACTCTACAACCTGTTGCATAATGCGCTCAAATTTACCGACGAGGGTACCATTACCGTGTCTGTTCGGGAACATGGAGAGCACGTCTTGATTCAAGTTTCAGATACAGGCGTTGGCATGAGTGAGGAGATACAACAGCGAATATTCGAAGCGTATGAACAGGGGACCCCAGAGGCTCGTTTAAGTGGAGGAATCGGCCTCGGTCTCAATATCAGCAGGCAACTCACCGAACTCCATGGCGGCCAACTCACCGTGCAATCTGTACCTGGGCAAGGATCTACCTTCCAGATCTCGCTTCCACGGGAAGATACCGCATCACTATCGGATCAGACGGAGCAGCGATGGGACGCTCACAGCTTTGATGAAATTGCGGTTGCAGAGCCGCAACAGCAGACCCTATCTCAATCTCATGATAAGACTGCCGCACGTATTCTTGCCGTCGATGATGATCCTGTAAACCTGCGAGTACTGATCTCCATGCTTGCAAATGAACCGTACCATATTCAACCTGCGACCTCGGCACTTGAAGCACTCGAATTGCTGGATAAGGAGCCTTGGGACTTACTGATTGCCGATGTCATGATGCCTCATATGTCCGGTTATGAACTGACTGAGAACGTACGCAAGCGTTATTCGGTATCAGAGCTTCCCATCCTGTTGTTGACGGCTCGTAACGAACCAGCTGATGTGTACGCCGGATTCATGGCCGGAGCTACGGACTATGTCACCAAACCCGTTGATGCCGTTGAGTTGAGGCATCGCATCGGATCATTAATTGTGCTGAAACAATCCATCGATGAGCGACTGCGCATGGAGGCTGCTTACTTACAAGCACAGATTCAGCCCCATTTTCTTTTTAATACGCTCAATTCAATCATGGTTCTTAGTGAGATGGACACAGAGCGAATGCAGAAATTGGGCGATGCTTTTATCGAGTATCTTCAGACCAGCTTTCATTTCGTCAATTCCGAGAAAATGGTGGAGGTCTCTCATGAGTTGGATCTCTCACGAGCCTATCTCTACATTGAGAAAGAACGATTCATGCATCGGTTGAACGTCATCTGGGATATCCCCGATGATCTGGATCTATCCTTGCCACCACTCACCATTCAACCGCTCATTGAGAATGCCGTTCGACATGGTATTCTCAGCAAAGTTGAGGGTGGAACCGTGCATATCCGGATCATTAACCAAACAATGAGTACCTTGATCGAGATCGAGGATAACGGTGTAGGAATGCAGCCTGAGCAGATTGAACGAGCGCTGGCATGGCCTAAGAAAGGACCAGAAGGAACTGGAGGTATTGGATTAACCAATACGCATCGCCGGTTGACTCAGATGTACGGACAGGGCTTACGCATCGTCAGTTCACCGGGCCAAGGTACGAAAGTATCCTTTATCATCCCTATGGACCGCAACACAGAAGTCTGA
- a CDS encoding malate:quinone oxidoreductase: MSQGQTSTDVILIGAGIMSATLGTLLKELAPDWNIKVFEKLATAGEESSNEWNNAGTGHAALCELNYTVERPDGTVDISKAIKVNEQFQISKQFWSYLVNSRLIRNPRDFIMPIPHLSYVHGESNVQFLKRRYDSLSNHPLFAGMEFSDDKKELAKWMPLMMKDRTSNEPVAATKIDSGTDVNFGALTRMLIKHLKEQHVGVHYQHSVKNMKRTSDGQWELSVKNLKSGAVERHKAKFVFIGAGGGSLHLLQKTGIPEGKHIGGFPVSGIFMVCKNQKVVEQHHAKVYGKASVGAPPMSVPHLDTRFIDNKKSLLFGPFAGFSPKFLKTGSNADLITSVKMHNLLTMLAAGVKEISLTKYLIQQLMLSKEQRMAELRDFVPGAKSEDWDMVLAGQRVQVIKDTVQGGKGTLQFGTEVVTSADGTIAALLGASPGASTAVQVMLEILQRCFPQHMEAWEPKIKEMIPSYGISLVENLDLLKEVHSSTAKALGLSDEKHVLHV, from the coding sequence ATGAGCCAGGGACAAACGAGTACAGATGTTATCTTGATTGGTGCCGGAATTATGAGTGCAACTTTGGGAACTTTGCTAAAAGAATTGGCACCAGACTGGAATATTAAGGTTTTCGAAAAGCTAGCCACTGCAGGAGAGGAAAGCTCCAACGAATGGAATAATGCCGGAACCGGGCATGCTGCATTGTGCGAACTTAACTATACCGTTGAACGACCAGACGGAACCGTAGATATTAGCAAAGCGATTAAAGTGAATGAACAATTTCAGATCTCAAAGCAATTTTGGTCCTATCTCGTCAATAGTCGTCTGATTCGTAATCCGCGGGATTTCATTATGCCGATTCCTCATTTGAGTTATGTGCACGGTGAGAGCAATGTCCAGTTTTTGAAAAGACGTTATGACTCCTTATCGAATCACCCGCTGTTTGCAGGCATGGAATTCTCGGATGACAAGAAAGAGCTGGCGAAATGGATGCCGCTGATGATGAAAGATCGTACAAGTAATGAACCTGTTGCAGCAACCAAGATTGACTCCGGTACGGACGTTAACTTTGGTGCTTTAACGCGTATGCTGATCAAACATTTGAAGGAACAACACGTGGGCGTCCACTACCAACATAGCGTGAAGAATATGAAACGTACCAGCGATGGACAATGGGAATTATCCGTGAAAAACCTGAAGAGTGGTGCAGTCGAACGCCATAAGGCGAAATTCGTCTTCATCGGCGCGGGCGGCGGAAGCCTGCATTTGCTCCAGAAGACGGGCATTCCGGAAGGTAAACATATCGGCGGATTCCCGGTCAGTGGGATCTTTATGGTGTGCAAAAATCAAAAAGTCGTGGAACAGCATCACGCCAAAGTATATGGCAAAGCTTCTGTAGGAGCTCCGCCGATGTCCGTTCCGCATCTGGATACCCGATTTATCGACAATAAGAAGTCGCTGCTATTCGGACCATTTGCCGGGTTCTCGCCGAAGTTCCTGAAGACGGGTTCCAATGCCGACTTAATCACGTCAGTTAAGATGCATAATCTGCTTACGATGCTCGCAGCAGGTGTCAAAGAAATCTCTTTGACCAAATATCTGATCCAACAACTGATGTTATCCAAAGAACAACGCATGGCTGAATTGCGTGACTTTGTTCCGGGTGCGAAGAGTGAGGATTGGGATATGGTTCTGGCGGGGCAGCGTGTGCAGGTAATCAAGGATACCGTTCAAGGTGGCAAGGGTACGCTCCAATTTGGTACAGAAGTGGTTACGTCTGCAGATGGAACGATTGCGGCTCTGCTTGGTGCATCACCGGGTGCATCCACCGCGGTTCAGGTCATGCTTGAGATTCTTCAGCGGTGCTTCCCGCAGCATATGGAGGCATGGGAGCCGAAGATTAAGGAAATGATTCCTTCCTACGGCATATCCCTTGTGGAGAACTTGGATCTTCTCAAAGAGGTTCATTCTTCAACAGCCAAGGCGCTGGGATTATCGGATGAAAAACATGTCCTGCACGTATAA
- a CDS encoding dipeptide/oligopeptide/nickel ABC transporter ATP-binding protein encodes MKMTENDERSGLVKSEESGVRSHDFANDINQTDIDNTVITTTDTDHADTDADIDTTGTGNASSFSISGDPVLHVEHLSRTYAGADRPAVNDISFALNRGECLGLVGESGCGKSTLARCLLRIEDADKGSITLSGQDIARLSGRRLRPHRRKIQIVFQNPMAALNPKLKIADSLIDPYEQLGRNAELSHFTYTSKDAYVQKLLEAVELPSDLAGRYPHELSGGQRQRVTIARAIGIEPDVVVLDEPTASLDVISQGAVLQLLTDLRTSLGLSYLFISHDLAAVHRMSQRIIVMREGQIVDRFGADALFAEERHPYTKELISIF; translated from the coding sequence ATGAAGATGACCGAAAATGATGAACGCTCTGGACTCGTGAAGTCCGAAGAATCCGGTGTGCGAAGTCACGACTTTGCTAACGACATAAACCAAACAGACATAGACAATACAGTCATAACTACTACAGATACAGACCATGCGGATACAGATGCAGATATTGATACCACGGGTACAGGCAATGCTTCATCGTTCAGCATTTCCGGCGACCCTGTGCTTCACGTGGAACATCTGAGCCGAACGTATGCAGGTGCAGACCGACCGGCTGTGAACGATATTTCGTTCGCCCTGAACCGTGGCGAGTGTCTTGGCCTGGTTGGCGAGAGCGGCTGCGGCAAGAGTACGCTCGCCCGCTGTCTGCTACGGATCGAAGATGCGGATAAGGGCTCGATTACATTAAGCGGACAGGATATCGCGCGGCTGAGCGGCCGACGTTTGCGACCTCATCGCCGGAAGATTCAGATTGTTTTCCAGAATCCAATGGCAGCACTGAATCCAAAGCTCAAGATTGCTGATTCGCTGATTGATCCGTACGAACAACTTGGACGGAACGCCGAGCTGTCCCACTTTACCTACACATCGAAGGATGCGTACGTCCAAAAGCTGCTTGAAGCAGTCGAGCTTCCAAGCGATTTGGCTGGACGATACCCCCATGAGCTAAGTGGTGGACAGCGCCAGCGGGTCACGATCGCGCGTGCTATTGGCATTGAGCCGGACGTTGTCGTTCTGGATGAACCGACGGCCAGCCTGGACGTGATCTCGCAAGGAGCAGTTTTGCAGTTGCTCACCGATCTGCGGACATCGCTGGGTCTTTCATACTTGTTCATCTCCCATGATCTGGCTGCGGTACATCGCATGAGTCAGCGTATCATCGTTATGCGGGAAGGTCAGATCGTTGACCGTTTTGGTGCAGATGCGTTGTTCGCTGAAGAACGCCATCCGTACACGAAGGAACTGATTTCAATTTTCTGA
- a CDS encoding ABC transporter ATP-binding protein, which translates to MILSIEELSISSRDRTIVDQVSLAVREGEFMALVGQSGSGKSLLSQAIGRLLPPNLHASGRVMFEGSNLLERKPKEMRALRGSRISYIFQDYQGAFTPFRSIGGHFDEYQKVHGEKSSAIRKKRAEEALESVGLGAELLRRYPFQLSGGQLQRASIATSLMLSPRLLIADEATTALDSVSGHRVLELLASKQAETGCAILFITHDWRHVRRYANRLAVMKEGQIVESGGKHRILDHPQHEYTRQLIDAAPVLSRSLKSGLKEAGME; encoded by the coding sequence ATGATTCTCTCCATTGAGGAATTGAGCATCTCCAGTCGGGATCGTACGATTGTAGATCAAGTCTCGCTGGCTGTTCGTGAAGGTGAGTTCATGGCATTGGTTGGACAGAGCGGTAGTGGCAAAAGCTTGCTCTCGCAAGCCATTGGTCGTCTGCTGCCGCCCAACCTGCATGCGTCGGGGCGAGTCATGTTCGAGGGCAGCAACCTGCTCGAACGGAAGCCAAAGGAGATGCGCGCCCTGCGGGGAAGCCGCATCTCATATATTTTTCAAGACTATCAGGGAGCGTTTACGCCCTTTCGCAGCATTGGTGGGCACTTTGATGAATACCAGAAGGTACACGGGGAAAAGTCTTCTGCCATCCGCAAGAAACGAGCGGAGGAAGCGCTGGAATCGGTTGGCCTTGGCGCTGAATTGCTACGCCGCTATCCGTTCCAATTGAGCGGTGGACAGCTTCAGCGGGCCTCGATTGCCACATCGCTGATGCTGTCTCCTCGTCTACTGATTGCAGATGAGGCAACGACGGCACTCGATAGTGTATCCGGACATCGCGTATTGGAGTTGCTGGCAAGCAAGCAAGCGGAGACAGGCTGTGCGATTCTGTTTATTACACACGACTGGCGCCATGTTCGTCGCTATGCCAACCGTTTGGCTGTCATGAAGGAAGGACAGATCGTCGAATCTGGCGGGAAACATCGCATTCTTGACCATCCCCAGCATGAATATACTCGCCAGTTGATTGATGCGGCTCCCGTCCTGAGTCGCTCGCTGAAGTCGGGGTTGAAGGAGGCAGGAATGGAATGA
- the nikC gene encoding nickel transporter permease: protein MKTIPLPIPPTKSKKHNWQAIVGLLFALLVIAASVYAFLVLKHDHTLTDLRGRLQGASALHPFGTDHLGRDVLTRLLLGGGQTLGYSLLALGAALLIGIPFGLIAGYKRGWVDKLFMRIADAFLAFPDTIVAIVLSGLLGAGIGNLVLAIVIVKWVSYARLVRSTVLSESQKDYIRIARTNGLSDGRIMRKHLLPHIAGHVLVLASLDLGKIILLISSLSYIGLGAQPPTPEWGAMLNDSRPYFQSRPELMIYPGLAIVSVVLLANMLGDYLRDRFDVKKEVQP, encoded by the coding sequence ATGAAAACCATACCCCTGCCCATTCCACCTACAAAATCTAAAAAACATAACTGGCAGGCGATCGTTGGTTTGCTATTTGCACTGCTGGTCATCGCGGCCTCCGTATATGCCTTTTTAGTTCTGAAACATGATCATACCTTAACCGATCTGCGCGGACGATTGCAGGGTGCAAGTGCTCTCCATCCGTTCGGCACCGACCATCTGGGCCGCGATGTATTGACACGTTTGCTGCTTGGCGGCGGCCAAACGCTGGGTTATAGCTTGCTAGCACTTGGTGCTGCATTGCTGATTGGTATTCCGTTTGGCTTGATTGCGGGTTACAAACGTGGCTGGGTCGATAAACTGTTCATGCGCATCGCTGATGCTTTTCTCGCTTTCCCTGATACCATCGTGGCGATTGTGCTCAGTGGCCTGCTCGGCGCGGGAATCGGTAATTTGGTATTGGCGATTGTGATCGTGAAGTGGGTCAGCTATGCTCGTCTCGTTCGGAGTACGGTTTTATCGGAGTCACAAAAGGATTATATTCGGATTGCCCGTACCAACGGACTTTCGGACGGTCGTATCATGAGAAAACATCTGCTCCCACATATCGCAGGCCATGTGCTCGTGCTGGCCAGTCTTGATCTGGGCAAAATCATCCTGCTCATCTCTTCGTTGTCCTACATCGGCCTTGGCGCACAGCCGCCAACACCTGAATGGGGTGCGATGCTGAATGACTCACGGCCTTACTTCCAGTCTCGGCCAGAGCTGATGATCTACCCTGGTCTCGCCATTGTCTCTGTAGTGCTGCTTGCCAACATGCTGGGCGACTATCTGCGAGACCGGTTTGACGTGAAGAAGGAGGTGCAGCCATGA
- the nikB gene encoding nickel ABC transporter permease — protein sequence MFRILLRKFLEVFIFLLFIMFVSFLFIRLAPGDPVLTILNVDELSVSQEQVEAVREEMGFNDSLPVQFGNWLLDFVRLDFGVSYSTGQPVMQTLMRALPATAELTIGALLVMLVIAIPLGSLSALHRGSWIDRGSRMLSIVGAAVPSFWLGLILIDMFGVRFGNLPTMGRDGFTSLILPSLTLGLAISSVYVRLLRSSLLDSLSQEFVRSARARGLSEGRIFMLHAFRHSLPPVITVFGVSLGSLIGGVVVIEVLFAYPGIGKLVVDAIRQRDYPLIQGYILIMAIVVFLVNTAVDLSYRYLNPEMKLKEKEAHR from the coding sequence ATGTTTCGCATTTTGCTTCGGAAGTTCCTTGAGGTATTTATCTTTCTGTTGTTCATTATGTTTGTGAGCTTTCTGTTCATTCGTCTGGCTCCCGGTGATCCCGTGCTGACGATCCTGAATGTGGACGAACTGTCTGTTAGTCAGGAGCAGGTCGAAGCTGTACGCGAGGAGATGGGTTTCAACGATTCTCTTCCTGTCCAGTTTGGCAACTGGTTGCTCGATTTTGTTCGGCTCGACTTCGGCGTATCGTATTCAACAGGCCAGCCCGTCATGCAGACCTTGATGCGTGCGCTGCCAGCTACGGCTGAACTGACGATTGGCGCACTGCTGGTTATGCTCGTCATAGCGATCCCGCTCGGCTCGCTGTCAGCACTCCATCGTGGCAGTTGGATTGACCGGGGCAGCCGGATGCTCTCCATTGTGGGTGCGGCGGTGCCGAGCTTCTGGCTGGGTCTGATCCTAATCGACATGTTCGGCGTACGCTTCGGCAATCTGCCGACCATGGGCCGGGATGGATTCACATCACTTATTCTGCCATCTCTGACGCTGGGACTTGCCATCTCCAGCGTCTATGTGCGTCTTTTGCGTTCCAGCTTGCTAGATTCACTAAGTCAGGAGTTCGTTCGATCCGCCCGGGCAAGAGGGTTATCCGAAGGCCGGATTTTCATGCTTCACGCGTTTCGGCACAGTCTGCCGCCTGTCATTACGGTATTTGGCGTAAGCCTCGGCAGCCTGATTGGCGGAGTTGTCGTGATTGAAGTGTTGTTCGCGTATCCGGGTATTGGCAAGCTTGTCGTTGATGCCATCCGCCAGCGTGATTATCCACTGATCCAGGGTTACATCCTGATCATGGCTATCGTGGTATTCCTCGTGAATACGGCGGTTGATCTGTCGTACCGTTATTTGAATCCCGAAATGAAACTCAAGGAAAAGGAGGCCCACCGATGA
- the nikA gene encoding nickel ABC transporter substrate-binding protein, translated as MNKKTPLLALVSLALSAGLLSACGSSESSPAAQPSTDNKNVHFLYNFSTSSLDPHVDSSYVPLRAGITETLVRLDEENLTVAPWLAESWESEDGQHWTIDLRDDVTFQNGKPMTGESVKASLERALEENVAIQNALKIDTIEAEGDKLEITTTQPFPEFASELVNPNTAIIDVSEPDIVNKPIGTGPFKLTSFTPGSKLQLDRYDEYWDGASPLDSITFSFNEDANARTLALKSGQVDIVYRPEVESLESLKAMDGMTVESTSTFRVHQLTMNMQRESMKDLNVRRALDALIDRQGIVDTILLGYGEAAIGPFLPSLPFAPTYTDTATESGADVAVKYLNEAGYTQQNGVITKDGKPLQLTLLTYSARADLPLIAQVFQSDAKKIGIDVQIRQIDTPEDYMASNRDWDIATYSNLTAPRGDAGYYLNATYHPKGALNFSGSEDPELTKIIDELNLTVEPEKRAELAEKAANYVHDNVLNSFVLHPGTIVAYNGKKIKNWVTTRSEYYMITNKLDVM; from the coding sequence TTGAATAAAAAGACGCCACTGCTAGCGCTGGTCTCCTTGGCCTTGAGCGCTGGACTGTTGAGCGCCTGCGGATCATCTGAGTCCAGTCCCGCTGCGCAACCATCCACCGATAATAAAAATGTTCACTTCCTATATAACTTCTCCACCAGTTCGCTAGATCCGCATGTGGATTCTAGCTATGTGCCGCTGCGCGCGGGCATTACGGAAACGCTGGTTCGTCTCGATGAAGAGAACCTGACGGTTGCTCCATGGCTCGCCGAGAGCTGGGAGAGCGAAGATGGTCAGCATTGGACGATCGACCTGCGAGATGATGTGACCTTCCAGAACGGCAAGCCAATGACGGGTGAATCCGTTAAGGCATCCCTTGAGCGGGCACTGGAAGAGAATGTAGCGATTCAGAACGCGCTGAAGATCGATACCATCGAAGCCGAAGGCGACAAGCTCGAGATCACTACAACTCAGCCTTTCCCGGAATTTGCTTCAGAGCTGGTGAATCCGAACACGGCGATTATCGACGTGAGTGAGCCGGACATTGTGAACAAGCCGATTGGTACGGGCCCGTTCAAGCTGACCTCTTTTACCCCAGGCAGCAAGCTGCAACTGGATCGCTATGATGAATATTGGGACGGAGCATCGCCTCTGGATTCCATCACGTTCTCATTCAATGAAGATGCCAATGCCCGCACACTAGCGCTCAAATCTGGGCAGGTAGATATCGTATACCGTCCGGAAGTTGAAAGCCTCGAATCGCTCAAAGCAATGGACGGCATGACGGTTGAGTCCACATCGACATTCCGCGTGCATCAGCTAACGATGAACATGCAGCGGGAGAGTATGAAGGACCTCAATGTCCGTCGTGCGTTGGACGCGCTGATTGACCGTCAGGGTATCGTGGACACGATCCTGCTCGGCTACGGTGAAGCTGCTATCGGACCGTTCCTGCCATCGCTACCATTCGCACCAACCTATACGGATACAGCAACGGAATCCGGAGCTGATGTCGCTGTAAAATATCTCAACGAAGCAGGGTACACGCAGCAAAACGGCGTGATTACCAAGGACGGCAAACCATTGCAGCTGACGCTGCTGACATATTCAGCCCGTGCTGATCTGCCACTAATTGCTCAAGTGTTCCAATCTGATGCGAAGAAGATCGGTATCGACGTGCAGATCCGCCAGATTGACACGCCAGAAGATTATATGGCATCCAACCGCGACTGGGATATTGCAACGTACAGTAATTTGACGGCTCCTCGTGGGGATGCTGGTTATTACTTGAATGCAACATACCATCCGAAAGGTGCTCTTAACTTCAGTGGATCGGAAGATCCAGAGCTGACCAAGATCATCGACGAGCTGAATCTCACGGTTGAACCGGAGAAGCGCGCAGAGCTTGCCGAGAAGGCAGCCAACTACGTGCATGACAACGTACTGAATTCATTCGTGCTGCACCCAGGTACGATCGTTGCCTATAACGGCAAGAAGATCAAGAACTGGGTTACCACCCGCAGTGAATATTACATGATTACCAATAAGCTGGATGTGATGTAA
- a CDS encoding SUKH-4 family immunity protein, with product MDFDIVEIKDYYESEIINHDYTKLKAWGVTEENAHFLIDIGVPEQYDDFSFYESEAFQVKVIEGEEYVQIGHFAIYGMRDSYGLYLKQGSDMFFTTSSLDKSNVYMLNKNLGTFFLFHLIRSERATKMRLEGTYTSDEYARALRGYFEKIDPIAMKNVEGYWSHMLEDYETGL from the coding sequence ATGGATTTTGATATCGTAGAGATAAAGGACTACTATGAATCGGAAATAATAAATCATGACTATACTAAACTAAAAGCTTGGGGAGTAACTGAAGAGAATGCTCATTTTTTAATCGACATAGGAGTCCCAGAACAGTATGATGATTTTTCCTTTTATGAATCTGAAGCTTTCCAAGTGAAAGTTATTGAAGGAGAGGAATATGTTCAGATTGGTCACTTTGCAATTTATGGTATGCGTGACTCGTATGGTCTCTATCTAAAACAAGGGAGCGATATGTTTTTCACAACATCATCATTGGATAAGTCCAACGTATATATGCTCAATAAGAATTTGGGAACCTTCTTTTTGTTTCATCTAATTAGAAGTGAACGGGCAACTAAAATGAGACTGGAAGGTACATATACCTCAGATGAGTATGCTAGAGCACTTCGTGGTTATTTTGAGAAGATTGATCCGATAGCAATGAAGAATGTCGAAGGTTACTGGTCACATATGCTGGAAGACTACGAAACTGGATTGTAA